The DNA segment TGAAATTGCATATTCAACATCTTCAGCATCGAAAACATTAACATCTGTGTCGACAACAACACAATGCTTGAGTGACGGGTGAGCGGATAACGCTGCCATTATGGCATTTTTTCCATCCCCTTCAGTCTGTTTTCTAATGGAAACAACAGCATGCAACCAGCAGCAGCCTCCTTCAGTTAAAACAACATTTTCTACTGTAGGAACAGCATTTTTTACAGCTTTGAATATCCTTGGTTCCTGTGGAAGACCTTGCAATAGCTTATGTTCAAAGCCTGCAGGCAATATTCCATGGTAATATGGATTATCCTTTTTAATGTGCATGGTTTCCAGATTTATGATTGGCTGGTCACGAATGATGTCATAAGTGTCAGTCAAGTCTACGAATGGGCCTTCAGGAACTGTTTCTGTTACTGATATTTTTCCTTCCAAAATTATATCAGCCTGAGGAACGTTTAAATCTCCGCATTTTATCAGTTCCAAATCACCGCCCTTGAATGCATTTGCAACATCCATTTCATCATAATCAATAGGAATTGAAGTTGTACTTGCAAGCAGAATTGCTGGGTCCATTCCGATGGCTATGGCAATTTCCAAGTCTTCGCCTAATTTTTGAGCCTTTTGGAAATAGGTGTAAAGATTTCTTGGAACAATTCTGATTACCAGTCTCTTATTGTCAAGTACCATCATCCTGTGGATTGAGGCATTTTGAACGCCGGTTTCAGGATCACGTGCAAAAACTACTCCAGCAGTAATGTAGGCTCCACCATCCCTTTTATAATGGGTTAAAATTGGTATTTTATCTAAATCAACATCTGAAGTATCATATTCACTGAAATCTGTAAATTTATCAACTTTTATTGGTCTTTCCATAGCTTCAATAATCTTTTCAGTAATCTGTGAAACTTCGCAGTTTATTGATTTGGCTATTTTTTCACGGGTATTGCAAATTCCTGAAATTACAGGCAAATCGAATCCTTTGACGTTTTTTATAATAACAGTGTCTTTTGGATATTGTCTTAAAACCTTCGCCACTTCAAATTCGCTGGAAAGCTCTTCTGTAATTTCAATTACATTATCGTCATTGATTTTCATAATATCCCCTATAAATTAATTTTTTTATCCTTCAATTTGTCTAAAAGTTCTGTGATGTTCGGATTGTCAATAGCAAATATTTCACCGACAATAACTGCCGCATTTTTACCGTTGTTAATTCCTACAGTTGAAACCGGTACTCCAGGAGGCATATTTACAGTAGTTAGCATGTAGTCATCG comes from the Methanobrevibacter sp. genome and includes:
- a CDS encoding UbiD family decarboxylase encodes the protein MKINDDNVIEITEELSSEFEVAKVLRQYPKDTVIIKNVKGFDLPVISGICNTREKIAKSINCEVSQITEKIIEAMERPIKVDKFTDFSEYDTSDVDLDKIPILTHYKRDGGAYITAGVVFARDPETGVQNASIHRMMVLDNKRLVIRIVPRNLYTYFQKAQKLGEDLEIAIAIGMDPAILLASTTSIPIDYDEMDVANAFKGGDLELIKCGDLNVPQADIILEGKISVTETVPEGPFVDLTDTYDIIRDQPIINLETMHIKKDNPYYHGILPAGFEHKLLQGLPQEPRIFKAVKNAVPTVENVVLTEGGCCWLHAVVSIRKQTEGDGKNAIMAALSAHPSLKHCVVVDTDVNVFDAEDVEYAISTRVKGDRDIMIVPNVRGSSLDPVAESDGTTTKIGVDATKSLKALEKFERVSFGE